A stretch of Anolis sagrei isolate rAnoSag1 chromosome X, rAnoSag1.mat, whole genome shotgun sequence DNA encodes these proteins:
- the CXH16orf89 gene encoding UPF0764 protein C16orf89 homolog, with protein MLWRLHYVSRLFLCHLLLHSFRCEEQKQQRSDILLALERAALFLEEESQDINVDAILGFAVLQAYLNKTLAKWETKPGLEPDSKRVALLEKKLSAGMEEARSALELENPDSYREWAQVLRPSFWKVPEHFERLDYAVAFTPTNGSCLDLKESDVCLSFLLGSWKDDGEPCLVPRKCSRLMTQTHCSDYALSHQLFNFLFAEMKGCRNPLFLNARFYRNVLCRLMMQENLHPQKNALLNAPGDLFTENRNLGLRNAVKEAPFLGPFPFCLSRESGFQQGGEGNSS; from the exons ATGCTTTGGAGGCTGCACTACGTCTCCCGGCTGTTCCTTTGCCACCTTCTTCTCCATTCATTTAGATGCGAGGAGCAGAAGCAGCAGAGGAGTGACATCCTTTTGGCCCTGGAAAGAGCCGCTTTGTTCCTGGAGGAGGAAAGCCAAGATATCAACGTAGACGCCATATTGGGATTTGCGGTTTTGCAAG CCTATCTGAACAAAACCTTGGCAAAATGGGAGACAAAGCCCGGGTTGGAGCCGGATTCGAAACGCGTTGCGCTTCTGGAGAAGAAACTCTCTGCCGGGATGGAAGAGGCCCGAAGTGCCTTGGAATTGGAAAATCCTGATTCTTATAGAG AATGGGCCCAGGTTTTGCGTCCCAGCTTCTGGAAGGTCCCAGAGCACTTTGAGCGGCTGGACTATGCGGTCGCTTTCACCCCAACAAACGGCTCCTGTCTGGATTTAAAAGAGAGCGATGTGTGCCTTTCCTTCCTCTTAGGATCCTG GAAGGATGACGGGGAGCCTTGCCTCGTCCCACGAAAGTGCAGCCGCCTTATGACCCAAACCCACTGCTCCGATTATGCATTGTCCCACCAGCTCTTCAACTTCCTCTTTGCAGAAATG AAAGGATGTCGGAACCCCTTGTTCCTCAACGCCAGATTTTATAGGAACGTCTTGTGCCGTTTGATGATGCAGGAAAACCTTCATCCCCAAAAGAACGCGCTTCTGAATGCTCCGGGAGACCTCTTTACGGAAAACA ggaaccTGGGTTTGAGGAACGCGGTTAAGGAAGCGCCATTCCTGGGTCCTTTTCCTTTCtgcctttcaagggagtctgggtttcagCAAGGGGGTGAAGGAAACAGTTCGTAA